Proteins co-encoded in one Campylobacter ornithocola genomic window:
- a CDS encoding dynamin family protein, whose amino-acid sequence MSLKETNNPSPQEKGALKTLLKQIWQNHNVYLDTNTLFDESLIDTQKAAIILSTNLDNYERFGALNEFKSLMKSLNLRLDLYGIQYAQVCFINALNLGILDKNELLKALEELQKITNNSLIYTFISRQKVIQKDYKQEVKNSHQTLDLINQNLQELCEDEKVQKLLQEALVKFSNIDFSIAVTGVVNAGKSSMLNALLKKDFLGVSNVPETANLSVLKYGKEQKAKIYFWSEEEWQDILKSSKDNQDMQELIKQLEQNFNLNEYIEKENKNIEIKIEELKNYTSAKNKISALIKKIELFASLDFLKDNVCIVDTPGLDDMIIQRELLTKAYISKADFLIHLMNASQSLSQKDCDFIIECLLTSRVSKLLIVLTKADLLSQKDLQEVISYTKNKLKENLAQKQLSQELLDNVDFVCISSKLANDFYQKRGGNLEQSNILTLEELIAKSLYDKNKIALSAYKKELLLHLEKIEEKIKFSNKMLNYESFELDKQNQTIINDFKTKKEKLTQVKAELSAIFNKKDENTQEILTLLYLLAKKLKEKLIDELKYNQNNKIKNNTQRLNTIIDTTLKDGIFDLLRELKQQSEYKINELKTTLSVKYDFLKAILEQNCDDFKSKVEAKIEGIFTNDLFMTLKAELLKNLESTQDIYKLESFLENQILEKLQTFNIEKIALDLKNNQEFFANLELSLNLYEKEQEDQIKDLKDLILQIEQNEQNSKELLEKNNIKLQSLKTIKTELLNAK is encoded by the coding sequence TTGTCGCTCAAAGAAACAAATAATCCTAGCCCCCAAGAAAAGGGGGCTCTTAAAACCTTACTAAAACAAATTTGGCAAAATCATAATGTTTATCTTGACACAAATACACTTTTTGATGAAAGTTTAATTGATACTCAAAAAGCAGCAATTATTTTAAGTACTAATCTTGATAATTATGAAAGATTTGGTGCTTTAAATGAATTTAAAAGTTTAATGAAAAGTTTAAACTTACGCTTAGATCTTTATGGTATACAGTATGCACAGGTTTGTTTTATTAATGCTTTAAATTTGGGAATTTTAGATAAAAATGAGCTTTTAAAAGCCTTAGAAGAACTTCAAAAAATTACTAATAATTCTTTAATTTATACCTTTATATCTAGGCAAAAAGTTATTCAAAAAGATTACAAGCAAGAAGTTAAAAACTCACATCAAACACTAGATCTTATTAATCAAAACTTACAAGAGCTTTGTGAAGATGAAAAAGTTCAAAAACTCTTACAAGAAGCTTTGGTTAAATTTAGTAATATTGATTTTTCTATCGCAGTAACGGGTGTGGTAAATGCAGGTAAATCAAGTATGCTAAATGCACTTTTAAAAAAAGATTTTCTAGGTGTATCTAATGTACCTGAAACTGCAAATTTGAGTGTTTTAAAATATGGCAAAGAACAAAAAGCTAAGATATATTTTTGGAGTGAAGAAGAATGGCAAGATATTTTAAAAAGCTCTAAAGATAATCAAGACATGCAAGAGCTTATAAAACAACTTGAACAAAATTTTAATCTAAATGAGTATATTGAAAAAGAAAATAAAAATATAGAAATAAAAATTGAAGAATTAAAAAATTACACTAGTGCAAAAAATAAAATTTCAGCACTTATTAAAAAAATAGAGCTTTTTGCATCGCTTGATTTTTTAAAAGATAATGTTTGTATAGTTGATACTCCAGGACTTGATGATATGATCATCCAAAGAGAGCTTTTAACAAAAGCTTATATAAGCAAAGCTGACTTTTTAATCCACCTTATGAATGCTTCTCAAAGTCTTAGTCAAAAAGATTGTGATTTTATTATAGAATGTTTGCTAACTTCAAGAGTAAGTAAGCTTTTGATTGTACTTACTAAAGCTGATTTACTTAGTCAAAAAGACTTGCAAGAAGTGATTAGTTATACTAAAAATAAGCTCAAAGAAAATTTAGCACAAAAGCAGCTTAGCCAAGAATTATTAGATAATGTAGATTTTGTGTGTATTTCTTCAAAACTAGCTAATGATTTTTATCAAAAAAGAGGTGGAAATTTAGAACAAAGTAATATTTTAACACTAGAAGAACTTATAGCTAAAAGCTTATATGATAAAAACAAAATTGCTCTAAGTGCTTATAAAAAAGAATTATTATTACATTTAGAAAAAATAGAAGAAAAAATTAAATTTTCTAATAAAATGCTAAATTATGAAAGCTTTGAGCTTGATAAGCAAAATCAAACTATTATCAATGATTTTAAAACAAAAAAAGAAAAATTAACGCAAGTAAAAGCAGAGTTAAGTGCTATTTTTAACAAAAAAGATGAAAATACTCAAGAAATTCTAACGCTTTTGTATTTACTAGCTAAGAAATTAAAAGAAAAACTTATAGATGAGCTAAAATATAATCAAAATAATAAAATCAAAAATAACACTCAAAGATTAAATACTATCATCGATACGACTTTAAAAGATGGAATTTTTGATCTTTTAAGAGAGTTAAAACAGCAAAGTGAGTATAAGATCAATGAGCTTAAAACCACACTAAGCGTGAAATATGATTTTTTAAAAGCTATTTTAGAGCAAAATTGTGATGATTTTAAAAGTAAGGTTGAAGCAAAAATAGAAGGTATTTTCACTAATGATCTTTTTATGACACTAAAAGCAGAGCTTTTAAAAAATTTAGAGTCCACTCAAGATATTTATAAACTAGAAAGTTTTTTAGAAAATCAAATTTTAGAAAAATTACAAACATTTAATATAGAAAAAATTGCCCTAGATTTAAAAAATAATCAAGAATTTTTTGCTAATTTGGAGCTTAGTTTAAATTTATACGAAAAAGAGCAAGAAGATCAAATCAAAGACTTAAAAGACCTGATTTTACAAATAGAACAAAATGAACAAAATTCCAAAGAGCTCTTAGAAAAAAATAATATAAAATTACAAAGTTTAAAGACTATAAAAACGGAGCTTTTAAATGCAAAATGA
- a CDS encoding lipocalin family protein — MIELLDGINLEKYMGTWLEMARKPAFFQKTCKSAKAEYELEYEGSTPIIKVKNICTKENGEISQANGKARVKSPRTLAVKFSIFMNVFNKPNYEIVYIDTNYQVSIVGSPDKKYLWILSRQILAKEQINSLLEIAKQRGFDISDVIFDEY, encoded by the coding sequence ATGATAGAATTATTAGATGGTATAAATTTAGAAAAATACATGGGCACATGGTTAGAAATGGCTAGAAAACCTGCCTTTTTTCAAAAAACTTGCAAAAGCGCTAAGGCAGAATATGAGCTAGAGTATGAAGGCTCTACACCTATAATTAAAGTCAAAAATATATGCACTAAAGAAAATGGAGAAATCTCTCAAGCAAATGGCAAAGCAAGGGTAAAATCTCCAAGGACTTTGGCGGTTAAATTTAGTATTTTTATGAATGTTTTTAACAAACCAAATTATGAGATTGTTTACATTGATACAAATTATCAAGTTTCTATCGTAGGTAGTCCTGATAAAAAATATTTATGGATTTTATCAAGACAAATTTTAGCAAAAGAGCAAATAAACTCTTTGCTTGAAATAGCCAAGCAAAGAGGTTTTGATATAAGTGATGTGATTTTTGATGAGTATTAA
- a CDS encoding fumarate reductase iron-sulfur subunit produces MSRKLTIRAFKYNPLSKISKPHFVTYELEETPFMTIFVCLTQIREKMDADLSFDFVCRAGICGSCAMMINGKPKLACKTLTKDYPDGVIELMPLPAFRHIKDLSVNTGEWFDGMCKRVESWVHNEKETDISKLEERIEPEVADETFELDRCIECGICVASCATKLMRPDFIAATGLLRTARYLQDPHDHRTIEDFYELVGDDDGVFGCMSLLACEDNCPKELPLQSKIAYMRRQLVAQRNK; encoded by the coding sequence ATGAGTAGAAAATTAACAATAAGAGCATTTAAATACAATCCATTAAGTAAAATTTCTAAGCCTCATTTTGTTACTTATGAGCTTGAAGAAACTCCATTTATGACCATTTTTGTGTGCTTAACTCAAATCAGAGAAAAAATGGATGCAGATTTGAGTTTTGACTTTGTATGTAGAGCAGGAATTTGTGGAAGTTGTGCTATGATGATCAATGGTAAACCAAAACTTGCTTGTAAAACATTGACAAAAGATTATCCAGATGGCGTTATAGAGCTTATGCCTTTACCAGCATTTAGACACATCAAAGATTTAAGTGTTAATACAGGTGAATGGTTTGATGGTATGTGTAAACGTGTTGAGAGTTGGGTACATAATGAAAAAGAAACAGACATTTCTAAACTTGAAGAGCGTATTGAGCCAGAAGTTGCTGATGAGACTTTCGAGCTTGATCGTTGTATAGAGTGTGGAATTTGTGTTGCTTCTTGTGCGACTAAGTTAATGAGACCTGACTTTATCGCAGCTACTGGACTTTTAAGAACAGCTAGATATTTACAAGATCCACATGATCATAGAACCATAGAAGATTTTTATGAATTAGTGGGTGATGATGATGGTGTGTTTGGATGTATGTCTTTACTTGCATGTGAAGATAATTGTCCAAAAGAACTACCTTTACAAAGCAAAATCGCTTATATGAGAAGACAGCTTGTCGCTCAAAGAAACAAATAA
- a CDS encoding fumarate reductase flavoprotein subunit, whose protein sequence is MNIQYSDALVIGGGLAGLRAAIEVAKSGQSVTLLSICPVKRSHSAAVQGGMQASLGNSVKGEGDNEDVHFADTVKGSDWGCDQEVARMFAQTAPKAVRELAAWGVPWTRVTKGPRTVVINAQKTTIEEKEEAHGLINARDFGGTKKWRTCYIADATGHCMLYGVANEAIKHQVKIIDRMEAVRIIHDGKKCLGAIARDLTNGELIAYVARGTMIATGGYGRIYKQTTNAVICEGTGAAIALETGLCRLSNMEAVQFHPTPIVPSGILLTEGCRGDGGILRDVDGYRFMPDYEPEKKELASRDVVSRRMMEHIRKGKGVKSPYGDHLWLDISILGRAHVEKNLRDVQDICKTFNGIDPADEGPKGWAPVLPMQHYSMGGIRTKPTGESQWLNGLFACGEAACWDMHGFNRLGGNSCSETVVAGMIVGDYFAQYCKENGNDIDTNIVKSFLSKEYDYLKSLVSKEGKHDVFEIKNRMKDIMWEKVAIFRTGQGLEEAVKELEELYQKSLDLKVHDKELKCANPELEEAYRVPRMLKIALCVAYGALLRTESRGAHYREDYPKRDDLNWMKRTNTYWVEGESMPRVEYEDLDIMKMEIPPAFRGYGAKGNIIENPLSEKRQAEVDAIREKMEAEGKGRYEIQHALMPYELQAKFKAPNQRIGVDYE, encoded by the coding sequence CAATGAAGATGTGCATTTTGCTGATACTGTAAAAGGATCAGATTGGGGTTGTGATCAAGAAGTTGCAAGAATGTTTGCACAAACTGCTCCAAAAGCTGTACGTGAACTTGCTGCTTGGGGTGTGCCTTGGACTAGGGTTACAAAAGGACCTAGAACTGTAGTTATCAATGCTCAAAAAACTACCATCGAAGAAAAAGAAGAAGCACATGGTTTAATTAATGCAAGAGACTTTGGTGGTACTAAAAAATGGAGAACATGTTACATCGCTGATGCAACAGGGCATTGTATGTTATATGGTGTTGCAAATGAAGCAATTAAACATCAAGTTAAAATCATCGACAGGATGGAAGCGGTAAGAATTATCCATGATGGTAAAAAATGTCTAGGGGCTATTGCTAGAGATTTAACTAATGGAGAATTAATTGCTTATGTTGCTAGAGGAACTATGATTGCAACAGGTGGTTATGGTAGAATTTATAAACAAACTACAAATGCTGTTATTTGTGAAGGTACAGGAGCTGCTATCGCACTTGAAACTGGACTTTGCAGACTTTCAAATATGGAAGCAGTACAATTTCACCCAACTCCAATTGTACCAAGTGGTATCTTACTAACTGAAGGTTGTAGGGGTGATGGTGGTATCTTAAGAGATGTTGATGGTTACCGCTTTATGCCTGATTATGAACCTGAGAAAAAAGAACTTGCAAGTAGAGACGTTGTAAGTCGTAGAATGATGGAGCATATTAGAAAAGGAAAAGGTGTAAAAAGCCCTTATGGAGATCACTTATGGCTTGATATTTCAATTCTTGGTCGTGCTCATGTTGAAAAAAATCTTCGTGATGTTCAAGATATCTGTAAAACATTTAATGGTATTGATCCTGCTGATGAGGGTCCAAAAGGTTGGGCACCAGTTTTACCTATGCAACATTATTCAATGGGTGGTATTAGAACTAAACCAACCGGTGAAAGTCAATGGTTAAATGGTCTTTTTGCATGCGGTGAAGCAGCTTGCTGGGATATGCATGGATTTAATCGTTTAGGTGGAAATTCATGTTCAGAAACTGTTGTTGCAGGTATGATTGTAGGGGATTATTTTGCACAATATTGTAAAGAAAATGGTAATGATATTGATACAAATATAGTTAAATCTTTCCTTTCTAAAGAGTATGATTATTTAAAATCTCTTGTAAGCAAAGAAGGAAAACATGATGTATTTGAAATCAAAAACAGAATGAAAGACATTATGTGGGAAAAAGTAGCTATTTTTAGAACAGGCCAAGGTCTTGAAGAGGCTGTTAAAGAATTAGAAGAGTTATATCAAAAATCACTTGATTTAAAAGTACACGATAAAGAATTAAAATGTGCGAATCCAGAACTTGAAGAAGCTTATAGGGTTCCAAGAATGCTAAAAATTGCTTTATGTGTTGCTTATGGAGCACTTTTAAGAACAGAAAGCCGTGGAGCTCATTATAGAGAAGATTATCCAAAAAGAGATGACTTAAACTGGATGAAAAGAACAAATACTTACTGGGTAGAAGGTGAAAGTATGCCTAGAGTTGAGTATGAAGATCTTGACATTATGAAAATGGAAATTCCACCTGCATTTAGAGGTTATGGTGCTAAAGGAAATATTATTGAAAACCCATTAAGCGAGAAACGCCAAGCTGAAGTTGATGCTATCCGTGAAAAAATGGAAGCAGAGGGCAAAGGAAGATATGAAATTCAACATGCTTTAATGCCTTATGAATTACAAGCTAAATTTAAAGCACCAAATCAAAGAATAGGAGTTGATTATGAGTAG
- the rrpA gene encoding MarR family transcription factor RrpA, with protein MEEKCDFTECGFNYTLSLISGKYKMSVLYCLFRYEVVRYNELKRYLGNISFKTLTHTLRELENDDLITRKEYPQIPPKVEYRLAKKGQSLIPILQAMCDWGEINQKEEK; from the coding sequence ATGGAAGAAAAGTGTGATTTTACAGAATGCGGGTTTAATTATACATTATCTTTGATTTCGGGTAAGTATAAGATGAGTGTTTTGTATTGTTTATTTCGCTATGAAGTAGTAAGATATAATGAACTTAAAAGATATCTTGGCAATATTTCTTTTAAGACTTTAACGCACACTTTAAGAGAGCTTGAAAATGATGATTTAATCACACGTAAAGAATACCCACAAATCCCTCCAAAAGTAGAATACCGCCTTGCTAAAAAAGGTCAAAGTTTAATTCCTATTTTACAAGCAATGTGTGATTGGGGTGAGATAAATCAAAAGGAAGAAAAATGA
- a CDS encoding dynamin family protein: MQNDLINDFLKAYENAYCKSFDDSFEGKILAIKNAFLEPSLHLNDVFLKDLEMIIASYKRAINVAIIGQFSSGKSTLLNLILQKECLPTGVVPVTFKPTFLRYAKEYFLRVEYEDGSDEIVDIDELVKFSDQRNELKETKSLHLFAPIELLKDITLIDTPGLNANTTDTLTTFKELSFMHSAIWLSLIDNAGKKSEEDAIKANTKLLERGGICVLNQKDKLSQDELENVLNYAHLVFDKYFEKIIAISCKEAKFDLQKSNLPLLYEYLKELDYECIKKDFIKEKLSNLCELLSNQYDLFQNALEQLELKFNAILQTFEASKLEQKIKILNHNCLDKLKLVGEKISQEILKFIKEKDSSYYKEAKGLFKKNLYEKVAYKAPYLSSDDAFLAMFYNSEVMNKEFKKLKNEITLEFSQIKDDFSLFFTILEEQILLFKAQFSNLQKENALESEKEFASFRSFASASEELFLKDFKQLLFKSQLELDLFLEKLNLKALANYESATKLTLGFFSAKMNASKEFYELDSTEFSLYHPKASEVHQRVLTELNVYEFEDLLLNKPVVLKIYKNYMQSFVDFAEAKRQIILNLKSEFDAKKSMISSIKSQISKL; the protein is encoded by the coding sequence ATGCAAAATGATTTGATTAATGATTTTTTAAAAGCTTATGAAAATGCTTATTGTAAAAGTTTTGATGATAGTTTTGAAGGAAAAATTCTAGCAATCAAAAATGCATTTTTAGAACCAAGTTTGCATTTAAATGATGTATTTTTAAAAGATCTTGAAATGATTATAGCCAGCTATAAAAGAGCCATTAATGTGGCTATTATAGGGCAATTTTCCAGTGGTAAATCCACGCTTTTAAATTTGATTTTACAAAAAGAATGCCTGCCAACAGGTGTGGTGCCAGTGACTTTTAAGCCTACTTTTTTACGCTATGCTAAGGAGTATTTTTTAAGAGTTGAATATGAAGATGGCAGTGATGAGATTGTTGATATAGATGAGCTTGTTAAATTTAGCGATCAAAGAAATGAGTTAAAAGAAACTAAAAGCTTACACCTTTTTGCACCTATTGAGCTTTTAAAAGATATCACGCTTATAGACACCCCGGGTCTAAACGCAAACACCACTGATACACTAACTACTTTTAAAGAGCTTTCTTTTATGCATAGTGCTATTTGGCTTAGTTTGATTGATAATGCAGGTAAAAAAAGCGAAGAAGATGCTATAAAAGCAAATACCAAGCTTTTAGAGCGTGGCGGTATTTGCGTGCTAAATCAAAAAGATAAGTTAAGTCAAGATGAGCTAGAAAATGTTTTAAATTATGCTCATTTAGTTTTTGATAAGTATTTTGAAAAAATCATCGCAATTTCATGTAAAGAAGCAAAATTTGATTTGCAAAAGTCAAATTTACCTTTACTTTATGAGTATTTAAAAGAGCTTGATTATGAGTGTATTAAAAAAGATTTTATTAAAGAAAAACTTAGTAATTTATGCGAGCTTTTGTCAAATCAATATGATTTGTTTCAAAATGCACTAGAGCAATTAGAGCTTAAATTTAATGCTATCTTACAAACCTTTGAAGCAAGCAAGCTAGAGCAGAAAATCAAAATTTTAAATCATAATTGTTTGGATAAATTAAAGCTTGTTGGAGAAAAAATTTCTCAAGAAATTTTAAAATTTATCAAAGAAAAAGATAGTAGCTATTATAAAGAAGCTAAGGGTTTATTTAAGAAAAATCTTTATGAAAAAGTCGCTTATAAAGCTCCGTATCTTTCAAGCGATGATGCATTTTTGGCTATGTTTTATAATTCTGAAGTAATGAATAAGGAATTTAAAAAATTAAAAAATGAAATCACTTTAGAATTTAGTCAAATCAAAGATGATTTTTCCTTATTTTTTACTATTTTAGAAGAGCAAATTTTGCTTTTTAAAGCTCAATTTTCAAATTTACAAAAAGAAAATGCCTTAGAAAGTGAAAAAGAATTTGCTAGTTTTAGAAGCTTTGCTAGTGCTAGCGAGGAGCTTTTTTTAAAAGATTTTAAGCAATTATTATTTAAAAGCCAACTTGAACTTGATTTATTTTTAGAAAAGCTTAATCTAAAAGCTTTAGCAAATTATGAAAGTGCTACTAAGCTTACTTTGGGATTTTTTAGTGCTAAAATGAATGCGAGTAAAGAATTTTACGAGCTTGATAGCACTGAGTTTAGCTTGTATCATCCAAAAGCAAGTGAAGTTCACCAAAGAGTATTAACCGAACTTAATGTATATGAATTTGAAGATTTGCTTTTAAATAAGCCTGTAGTTTTAAAAATTTATAAAAATTATATGCAAAGCTTTGTTGATTTTGCAGAAGCTAAAAGGCAGATTATTTTGAATTTAAAAAGTGAATTTGATGCTAAAAAATCAATGATTTCTAGCATCAAATCTCAAATTTCTAAGCTTTAA
- a CDS encoding gluconate 2-dehydrogenase subunit 3 family protein, whose translation MQDNVIDRRNFFKLSLLSGGVVAVSTISGGAILHATELTHVHKKTQESSNKIRGKMFFQVQTDFDNLSAACERIYPKDEQGEGAIGLGVPYFIDNQLASAYGYNDREYLQGPFIEGIAEQGYQTPMRRNEIFLEGVKALEAISQKRYKKTFSSLKGVEQDKILVDLEKNKIDFIGFKSSEFFTFLRDMTIAGVLSDPIYGGNDNKNGWRMMQYPGAQMSYIDKITSDEFFDIEPMSLADMEG comes from the coding sequence ATGCAAGATAATGTTATCGATCGTAGAAATTTTTTCAAATTAAGTCTTTTGAGTGGTGGTGTGGTCGCTGTTAGCACCATAAGTGGTGGAGCTATATTACATGCTACGGAATTAACTCATGTACATAAGAAAACACAAGAAAGTTCAAATAAAATAAGAGGAAAAATGTTTTTTCAAGTGCAGACTGATTTTGATAATCTAAGTGCAGCGTGTGAGAGAATTTATCCAAAAGATGAGCAAGGAGAGGGTGCTATAGGTTTAGGTGTGCCTTATTTTATTGATAATCAATTGGCTTCAGCTTATGGCTATAATGATAGAGAATACCTACAAGGACCATTCATAGAAGGAATTGCCGAGCAAGGTTATCAAACTCCAATGAGGCGTAATGAGATTTTTTTAGAGGGTGTTAAAGCTTTAGAAGCAATATCTCAAAAGCGTTACAAAAAAACTTTTTCATCTTTAAAAGGAGTTGAGCAAGATAAAATTTTGGTTGATTTGGAAAAAAACAAAATTGATTTCATAGGATTTAAATCTTCTGAATTTTTTACTTTTTTAAGGGATATGACAATAGCTGGAGTTTTGTCTGATCCAATTTATGGCGGCAATGATAATAAAAATGGATGGAGAATGATGCAATATCCTGGTGCTCAAATGAGTTATATTGACAAGATCACAAGTGATGAGTTTTTTGACATAGAGCCTATGAGCTTAGCTGATATGGAAGGATAG
- a CDS encoding GMC family oxidoreductase produces MAEVLKKVDVVTVGAGWTGGIVAAELTKAGLNVLSLERGMMQTTENFAMIHDEWRYGINYGLMQDCSKDTVTFRHNVNGLALPYRKMGSFLLGSNVGGAGVHWNGWTFRFLPYDFEIKTKSFERYGNKLGNDYTLQDWGLTYKDMESYYDKFEKTCGICGEENPLAEKMGLFRSSPYPQEPLENTKMLKRFEKAAKEMKLHPFRLPAANSKGGYTNPDGQDLAPCQYCAYCERFGCEYGAKASPINTVIPKAMSTGKYTIRTHSNVIEILKKDGKATGVRFVDTRTMKEYIQPADIVVLTSYMFNNAKLLMVSDIGEQYDPNTGKGTLGKNYCYQINMGTTAFFDEQFNTYMGSGALGTTCDDYNGDNFDHSKEKFLHGAMIYSVQLGNRPIQSAPVPKGTPNWGAKFKKALNYNFTRAITVGGQGASLPHKSNYLSLDPTYKDAFGMPLIRLTYNFTEQDRALHKFITDKTAEVAKKMQGVRSIKKGAYLKDYSVVPYQSTHNTGGTTMGADPQTSVVNTYLQHWDMDNLFVVGAGNFQHNSGYNPTDTVGALAYRCAEGILKYHKNDRQLV; encoded by the coding sequence ATGGCGGAAGTATTAAAAAAAGTAGATGTGGTAACAGTAGGGGCTGGTTGGACAGGTGGTATAGTTGCAGCAGAACTTACCAAGGCTGGCTTGAATGTACTGAGCTTAGAGCGTGGTATGATGCAAACTACGGAAAATTTTGCAATGATTCACGATGAGTGGAGATATGGTATTAACTATGGTTTAATGCAAGATTGCTCAAAAGATACAGTAACTTTTCGCCATAATGTTAATGGTTTAGCCTTACCATATAGAAAAATGGGATCTTTTTTACTTGGAAGTAATGTTGGCGGTGCAGGGGTTCATTGGAATGGTTGGACCTTTAGGTTTTTACCTTATGATTTTGAGATTAAAACAAAAAGTTTTGAAAGATATGGTAATAAATTAGGTAATGATTATACCTTACAAGATTGGGGTTTAACCTATAAAGACATGGAGTCTTATTATGACAAGTTTGAAAAAACCTGTGGAATTTGTGGAGAAGAAAACCCACTTGCTGAAAAAATGGGTTTGTTTAGATCAAGTCCTTATCCACAAGAACCTTTAGAAAATACTAAAATGCTTAAACGCTTCGAAAAAGCTGCAAAAGAAATGAAATTACATCCATTTAGATTACCTGCGGCTAATTCAAAAGGTGGTTATACTAATCCAGATGGTCAAGATCTAGCCCCATGTCAATATTGTGCTTATTGTGAGCGTTTTGGTTGTGAGTATGGTGCTAAGGCTAGTCCTATTAATACTGTCATACCTAAAGCCATGAGCACAGGAAAATATACTATAAGAACTCATAGTAATGTTATAGAAATATTAAAAAAAGATGGCAAAGCTACAGGAGTTAGGTTTGTAGATACTAGAACTATGAAAGAGTATATTCAGCCAGCAGATATTGTAGTGCTTACAAGTTATATGTTTAACAATGCTAAGCTTTTAATGGTAAGTGATATAGGTGAGCAATATGATCCAAATACAGGCAAAGGAACTTTAGGTAAAAACTATTGTTATCAAATCAATATGGGAACAACAGCGTTTTTTGATGAGCAATTTAATACATATATGGGTTCAGGTGCTTTGGGTACAACTTGTGATGATTATAATGGGGATAATTTTGACCACTCAAAAGAGAAGTTTTTGCATGGAGCTATGATTTATAGTGTGCAACTTGGAAATCGTCCTATTCAATCAGCTCCAGTGCCAAAAGGGACTCCAAATTGGGGAGCTAAATTTAAAAAAGCTTTAAATTATAATTTTACAAGAGCTATTACAGTAGGAGGACAAGGAGCATCTTTGCCACACAAAAGCAATTATTTGAGTTTAGATCCAACCTATAAAGATGCTTTTGGAATGCCACTAATAAGACTTACTTATAATTTTACAGAGCAAGATCGTGCTTTGCATAAATTTATAACAGATAAAACAGCTGAAGTAGCTAAAAAAATGCAAGGAGTGAGATCGATTAAAAAAGGAGCATACTTGAAAGATTATAGTGTAGTGCCTTATCAATCTACGCATAATACAGGCGGAACTACAATGGGTGCTGATCCTCAAACAAGTGTTGTTAATACTTACTTACAACATTGGGATATGGATAATCTTTTTGTTGTTGGTGCAGGAAATTTTCAGCACAATAGTGGATATAATCCTACTGATACAGTTGGAGCTTTGGCTTACCGTTGTGCAGAGGGTATTTTAAAATATCATAAAAATGATAGACAATTAGTATAG
- a CDS encoding NAD(P)H-dependent oxidoreductase, translating into MKKILLLNGAKDFGHSKGRLNTSLHEVALKTLQELGLQTQQTHIDQGYIIEDEVEKILNADVLIWQMPGWWMGEPWIVKKYIDDVFTAGHGKLYTSDGRSRNDVNKKYGSGGLLQDKKYMLSLTWNAPIQAFTDKEQFFEGVGVDGVYLHLHKANQFLGMKALPTFICNDVIKNPQVQEYFTNYKTHLEKIFKA; encoded by the coding sequence ATGAAAAAAATATTGTTATTAAATGGTGCAAAAGACTTTGGACACTCTAAAGGAAGACTAAATACAAGCTTGCATGAAGTTGCACTTAAAACCTTACAAGAACTTGGCTTACAAACCCAACAAACACACATAGATCAAGGCTATATCATAGAAGATGAGGTAGAAAAAATTCTAAATGCCGATGTTTTGATTTGGCAAATGCCTGGTTGGTGGATGGGAGAGCCTTGGATAGTGAAAAAATATATTGATGATGTTTTCACAGCAGGTCATGGAAAACTTTATACAAGTGATGGAAGAAGTAGAAATGATGTAAATAAAAAATATGGAAGCGGTGGACTTTTACAAGATAAAAAATATATGCTTTCTCTTACCTGGAATGCTCCAATACAAGCTTTTACTGATAAAGAGCAGTTTTTTGAAGGTGTAGGTGTAGATGGAGTATATTTACATTTACATAAGGCAAATCAATTTCTGGGTATGAAAGCACTACCTACTTTTATTTGTAATGATGTGATTAAAAATCCTCAAGTGCAAGAATATTTCACAAATTACAAAACGCACTTAGAAAAAATTTTTAAAGCTTAG